A genomic window from Chanodichthys erythropterus isolate Z2021 chromosome 1, ASM2448905v1, whole genome shotgun sequence includes:
- the vgll1 gene encoding transcription cofactor vestigial-like protein 1, producing MEEDLGSPVAKIKEESGSVLFTYFQGDINSMVDEHFSRALSKATKPKGERSKIKRNHRSAQTNGFDSSQWEEQSQTKYQPMFSPEHLRLGTSSEFQSNHHVSPANSAVLWSGDSRQGTSFALPPMMYPSAVSSDGLMVAEQQYSNSLLNLLHNDHPDMSTVMVPSSKQELMSGWTKYPGFCNQMTSDINLNSGVQKIEKKDLYWY from the exons ATGGAGGAGGATCTAGGAAGCCCAGTGGCTAAGATTAAAGAGGAGTCCGGTAGTGTCCTTTTCACTTACTTCCAAGGAGACATCAACAGCATGGTGGATGAACATTTCTCCCGTGCTCTAAGTAAAGCAACTAAACCTAAGGGAGAGCGctccaaaatcaaaagaaaccACAGATCTGCTCAAACAA atggatTTGATTCAAGTCAATGGGAAGAACAGTCACAAACCAAGTATCAGCCCATGTTTTCTCCAGAACATCTCCGGCTAGGAACAAGCAGCGAGTTTCAATCAAACCATCATGTGTCACCAGCAAACAgtgctgttctgtggtcaggGGATTCTCGGCAGGGTACGAGTTTCGCTCTGCCCCCCATGATGTACCCCTCGGCTGTTTCCTCTGATGGTTTGATGGTAGCCGAACAGCAGTACTCTAATTCTCTGTTAAACTTGCTCCACAATGATCACCCTGACATGAGCACAGTGATGGTACCCTCCTCCAAACAAGAACTCATGTCTGGATGGACAAAGTATCCTGGATTTTGCAACCAGATGACTAGTGACATCAATCTAAACTCTG GTGTACAGAAGATTGAGAAAAAAGATCTTTATTGGTATTAA